In a genomic window of Myxococcaceae bacterium JPH2:
- a CDS encoding nitronate monooxygenase, whose protein sequence is MSGGPGTPELAAAVSNAGGLGSLAVAYQSPDEIVQQARALRALTSRPFAINLFAPVAAPPPPSNAAPMLEQLARYHAQLGLPPPVAPTASPLPDFEAQAEAVLACAPTVFSFTFGIPSARVLESFRARGVLLAGTATNVEEGRLLEAAGVDLIVAQGAEAGGHRGTFSGPFEGGVIGTMALVPQLVDAVRLPIIASGGIMDGRGIVAARWLGASGVQLGTAFMLCPEAGTSATHRAALRTASAGATRITRAFSGRPARGIVNDFSAALEGSEAVLPFPYQHGLTTPLRRAAARVGDARFLALWAGQGVTLVREGTAAERMRSLLDETASLLSGTPGSV, encoded by the coding sequence ATGTCGGGAGGCCCGGGCACTCCCGAATTGGCGGCGGCGGTCTCGAACGCGGGGGGGCTGGGCTCGCTCGCCGTGGCGTATCAATCGCCCGATGAGATTGTTCAGCAGGCGCGCGCCTTGCGAGCGCTGACCTCGCGACCCTTCGCCATCAACTTGTTCGCGCCCGTGGCCGCGCCGCCGCCGCCCTCGAATGCGGCGCCCATGCTGGAGCAGCTGGCGCGGTACCACGCGCAGCTCGGGCTGCCTCCACCTGTTGCGCCAACGGCCTCGCCGTTGCCGGACTTCGAAGCTCAAGCCGAGGCCGTGCTCGCATGCGCGCCCACGGTCTTCAGCTTCACGTTCGGCATTCCGTCCGCGCGGGTGCTGGAGTCCTTTCGCGCTCGCGGTGTCTTGCTGGCGGGCACCGCGACGAACGTGGAGGAGGGGCGCTTGTTGGAGGCCGCGGGCGTGGATCTCATCGTGGCCCAGGGCGCCGAGGCCGGCGGTCACCGAGGCACGTTCTCAGGACCTTTCGAGGGTGGGGTGATCGGCACGATGGCGCTTGTCCCACAACTCGTCGATGCGGTGCGACTGCCGATCATCGCGAGCGGAGGCATCATGGATGGACGCGGGATCGTCGCGGCGCGCTGGCTCGGCGCGAGCGGCGTGCAGCTAGGAACCGCGTTCATGCTGTGCCCCGAGGCGGGGACGAGCGCGACACATCGTGCGGCGCTTCGCACGGCCTCCGCGGGAGCCACCCGAATCACACGGGCGTTCTCGGGTCGCCCGGCCCGTGGCATTGTCAACGACTTCTCCGCCGCGCTCGAAGGCAGCGAAGCGGTGTTGCCCTTTCCGTATCAACACGGGCTCACGACTCCGCTGCGTCGTGCGGCCGCTCGCGTGGGCGATGCGCGCTTCCTGGCGCTGTGGGCGGGGCAGGGCGTCACGCTCGTGCGAGAAGGCACTGCCGCCGAGCGCATGCGCTCCTTGCTGGATGAGACCGCCTCGCTGCTGAGTGGCACTCCGGGCTCGGTCTGA
- a CDS encoding DUF1015 family protein translates to MARVLPFTALVAPLEHSLESGGGVPRDNAAPVPTRVRPLVDAANPTSELKRLRDSGAVLRDSRPSLYVVELHGLAGKLGGPPVRYLLGGLKPDAAMPLEYEPYRPRAWEVEPALTLVADDHGVLRDLLAEAAERGIIVWQGQYDGAPVTLRRIEPSPVSKRLQDVLDGAPLRPLAALNEQGLSLAAVVSLSEPGLELRPVHRALKGLSTFDEDTFLKLVSAYARVTELEESLTTAQGLNSARERLATLVRGQHAVVLVLPGGRGHILRFRQGLDLAHLKGAPRSPTLRSLDLALLNALVLRTVLGIRDPEAAGHPQVFPVQGLESLVQGVESGTFQAGFALNPPPLWEVRAVMEAQDTLPPRTLSVEPRVPAGLLFLEPGSSPYGG, encoded by the coding sequence ATGGCACGCGTCCTGCCCTTCACGGCCCTCGTCGCCCCGCTGGAGCACTCCCTCGAATCCGGAGGCGGGGTGCCCCGGGACAACGCGGCGCCAGTCCCCACGCGCGTCAGGCCGCTGGTGGACGCCGCCAACCCCACGAGCGAGCTGAAGCGCCTGCGCGACTCCGGCGCGGTGCTGCGCGATTCGCGCCCCTCGCTCTACGTGGTGGAGCTGCATGGGCTGGCCGGCAAGCTGGGCGGGCCACCCGTGCGCTACCTGCTCGGAGGGCTGAAGCCCGACGCGGCCATGCCCCTGGAGTACGAGCCGTATCGTCCGCGCGCCTGGGAGGTCGAGCCGGCGCTCACGCTGGTGGCGGATGACCACGGCGTGCTGCGCGACTTGCTCGCCGAGGCCGCCGAGCGCGGCATCATCGTCTGGCAGGGCCAGTACGACGGCGCGCCGGTGACGCTGCGGCGCATCGAGCCCTCGCCGGTATCCAAGCGCTTGCAGGATGTGTTGGACGGTGCGCCGCTGAGGCCCTTGGCCGCGCTCAATGAGCAAGGCCTCTCGCTGGCGGCCGTGGTGTCGCTGTCGGAGCCAGGGCTGGAGCTGCGCCCCGTTCATCGCGCGCTGAAGGGACTGTCCACGTTCGATGAAGACACGTTCCTCAAGCTGGTGTCCGCGTACGCGCGCGTGACCGAACTGGAGGAGTCGTTGACCACCGCGCAAGGGCTCAACTCCGCGCGAGAGCGATTGGCCACGCTCGTCCGAGGACAGCACGCGGTGGTGTTGGTGCTGCCCGGCGGGCGCGGGCACATCTTGCGATTCAGACAGGGGCTGGACCTGGCGCATCTGAAGGGCGCGCCGCGCAGTCCCACGCTGCGCAGTCTGGACCTGGCGCTGCTCAACGCGCTGGTGCTCCGCACGGTGCTCGGGATTCGTGATCCGGAGGCCGCGGGGCATCCACAGGTGTTCCCGGTGCAGGGGCTGGAGTCGCTCGTGCAAGGGGTGGAGTCCGGTACGTTCCAAGCGGGCTTCGCGCTCAATCCTCCACCGCTGTGGGAAGTGCGCGCGGTGATGGAGGCGCAGGACACGCTGCCTCCGCGAACGCTCTCGGTGGAGCCCCGCGTCCCCGCGGGCCTGCTGTTCCTGGAGCCAGGGTCGTCTCCCTACGGGGGATGA
- a CDS encoding deoxyribodipyrimidine photo-lyase produces MPSGFSWSELGVDSARIHVIKEAELPSGRREFVLYWCMVNHRAEENHALDAALALGNHLGLPVVVYLALRPDYPHASERLHAWALEGMSDVAAGCASRGVPCWTELPRTTDAHVARLAELGRRAAIIVSDLFPTFIIPGHLHGAARAVQVPIIAVDASCVVPMQRVATLQAGAYTLRPKLQKLWPEYLGRILPARKPKVSGHRLHPEFEPDDAREAREALGTFDIDHDVKPLAERGGRKAGLDALRTFLQSRLEGYDTQRNDPGHSHQSNLSPFFHWGNLFAGEAARAAIRARGTDHPAVRSFLEELLVRRELGFNYCLHTPVKRQLSVESLPAWARDTLTVHQQDRREHLYTREDLDAARTADGLWNAAQRELRERGRIHNYLRMLWGKKILEWSPTPQQALEHIAWLNDKYAVDGRDPASVANFMWVLGLHDRPFQERKVLGKVRPMSSLRTADKYDLGPYLARWARPEDAPVKIKRVRRMAAD; encoded by the coding sequence ATGCCCTCTGGCTTCTCATGGTCCGAACTGGGTGTGGACTCCGCTCGCATTCACGTCATCAAGGAAGCGGAGCTGCCCTCCGGCCGCCGAGAGTTCGTCTTGTACTGGTGCATGGTGAACCACCGCGCGGAGGAGAACCACGCGCTCGATGCGGCGCTCGCGCTGGGCAATCACCTGGGCCTGCCCGTGGTCGTCTATCTCGCGCTGCGACCGGACTACCCCCATGCCTCGGAGCGGCTGCATGCCTGGGCCCTGGAGGGAATGAGCGACGTCGCGGCCGGCTGCGCGTCGCGTGGCGTGCCCTGCTGGACAGAGCTGCCGCGCACGACCGATGCGCACGTCGCTCGGCTGGCGGAGCTGGGGCGGCGCGCGGCCATCATCGTGTCGGATCTCTTCCCCACCTTCATCATCCCCGGGCACCTGCACGGCGCCGCGCGCGCGGTGCAGGTGCCAATCATCGCGGTGGATGCGTCATGCGTGGTGCCCATGCAGCGCGTGGCCACGCTCCAGGCGGGCGCGTACACCCTGCGCCCCAAGCTCCAGAAGCTCTGGCCTGAGTACCTGGGCCGCATCCTCCCCGCGCGCAAGCCCAAGGTCTCCGGGCATCGCCTGCATCCCGAGTTCGAGCCAGACGATGCGCGCGAGGCGCGAGAAGCCCTGGGCACGTTCGACATCGACCACGACGTGAAGCCGCTCGCCGAGCGCGGCGGACGCAAGGCGGGACTCGATGCGCTGCGCACGTTCCTCCAGTCCCGCTTGGAGGGCTACGACACGCAACGCAATGATCCGGGCCACTCCCACCAGTCCAACCTCTCGCCCTTCTTCCACTGGGGCAACCTGTTCGCGGGCGAGGCCGCGCGGGCCGCCATCCGAGCGCGCGGCACGGATCATCCCGCGGTGCGCAGCTTCCTGGAGGAGCTGCTCGTGCGTCGGGAGCTGGGCTTCAACTACTGCCTGCACACGCCCGTGAAACGGCAGCTCTCCGTGGAGTCCCTGCCCGCCTGGGCGCGCGACACGCTCACCGTGCACCAGCAGGATCGCCGCGAGCACCTCTACACCCGGGAGGACCTGGATGCGGCGCGCACCGCGGACGGCCTGTGGAACGCGGCCCAACGTGAGCTGCGCGAGCGCGGACGCATCCACAACTACCTGCGCATGCTCTGGGGCAAGAAGATCCTCGAGTGGAGCCCCACTCCGCAGCAGGCGCTGGAGCACATCGCCTGGCTGAACGACAAGTACGCGGTGGACGGGAGAGATCCCGCGAGCGTGGCCAACTTCATGTGGGTGCTCGGGCTCCATGATCGCCCCTTCCAGGAGCGCAAGGTGCTGGGCAAGGTGCGGCCCATGAGCTCGCTGCGCACGGCGGACAAGTACGACCTGGGGCCCTATCTGGCGCGATGGGCGCGCCCGGAGGATGCGCCCGTGAAAATCAAGCGCGTCCGCAGGATGGCAGCGGACTGA
- a CDS encoding polyhydroxyalkanoic acid system family protein: MGTMKFEVPHTLPKDEVRKRVEQLLQYWGTKYGVKADWQGEGAKLAGKVMGIQLDASFVITDNAVQGEGTDPGMLLRSKAKSYLQEKFASVLDPKQSLDQVKRTLG; this comes from the coding sequence ATGGGCACGATGAAGTTCGAGGTCCCCCACACCCTCCCGAAGGACGAGGTTCGCAAGCGCGTCGAGCAGCTGCTCCAGTACTGGGGCACCAAGTACGGCGTGAAGGCGGACTGGCAGGGCGAAGGGGCCAAGCTGGCCGGCAAGGTGATGGGCATCCAGCTGGACGCCAGCTTCGTCATCACCGACAACGCCGTGCAGGGCGAGGGCACGGACCCGGGCATGCTGCTGCGCAGCAAGGCCAAGTCGTACCTGCAGGAGAAGTTCGCCTCCGTGCTGGATCCGAAGCAGTCGTTGGATCAGGTGAAGCGCACGCTGGGCTGA
- a CDS encoding tetratricopeptide repeat protein, whose amino-acid sequence MLTFSNKVLQQLAALLLERAGLKITLDGFHSLRLAMSTRMPVVGLEDPDKYIRLLTGTHGEEELRALLPLVTVGHTEFFRDAKQFRALEKSVLPELLARARREMRRVSVWSAGCATGEEPYSVAMVLAELGALAVEVDLWATDLNLAAVEAAQQGRFSQRRAISISAERLQRFFRPVDDGVEALATLREYIRFDGQNLAVPVFDKVAPGSLDLILCRNVIIYFDLPTIRALMDRFLSALRPGGLLFLGYSESLFKVYDRFDMIEVEGSFVYRRPLQDRPRPPPLTTAAYGRPDEPGARRAPSPESFAAELRERLQANAAAAAKIRADVRSARASWDRPRTTSEIPTVGNSPKSASGLPAVGVDTSRPRSAGADPVPVRVSGEFPAIGAAKPEGVQRPSSEVPAWPSLMPPAERLAVAVRKMAQGDFAAAIAGVQRLLVDEPSDLDALLTLGNLFSLTGRIPEAREAFGQALQREPLCVEARVFGGVAAMQAGNLGEARSELSKALFLEPTLAIGHYLLAQVQERTKDFEGSRRSYRNAIAQLKYPQRPLAGHYPEMPDSADAISRAARYALAALEEQPPN is encoded by the coding sequence GTGCTGACCTTCAGCAACAAGGTGCTCCAGCAGCTTGCTGCGCTCCTCTTGGAGCGGGCCGGCCTGAAGATCACCTTGGATGGCTTCCACAGCCTCCGGTTGGCGATGTCCACGCGCATGCCCGTGGTGGGGCTGGAGGATCCGGACAAGTACATCCGGCTGCTCACGGGGACGCACGGCGAAGAGGAGCTGCGCGCGCTGTTGCCGCTGGTGACGGTGGGGCACACCGAGTTCTTCCGCGACGCCAAGCAGTTCCGCGCGCTGGAGAAGAGCGTGCTGCCGGAGCTGCTGGCCCGGGCGCGCCGAGAGATGCGCCGGGTGTCTGTCTGGTCCGCGGGCTGCGCCACGGGTGAGGAGCCCTACAGCGTGGCGATGGTGCTGGCGGAGCTGGGCGCGCTGGCGGTGGAGGTGGACCTGTGGGCCACCGACCTGAACCTCGCGGCGGTCGAGGCCGCGCAACAGGGCCGCTTCTCGCAGCGCCGCGCCATCAGCATCAGCGCCGAGCGCCTCCAGCGCTTCTTCCGTCCCGTGGATGACGGTGTCGAGGCCCTGGCCACCCTGCGTGAGTACATCCGCTTCGATGGTCAGAACCTGGCCGTGCCCGTGTTCGACAAGGTGGCGCCCGGCTCGTTGGACCTCATCCTCTGCCGCAACGTCATCATCTACTTCGACCTGCCCACCATCCGCGCGCTGATGGACCGCTTCCTCAGCGCGCTGCGACCCGGTGGACTGCTCTTCCTCGGGTACTCGGAGAGCCTGTTCAAGGTCTACGACCGCTTCGACATGATCGAGGTCGAGGGCTCGTTCGTCTACCGACGCCCGCTGCAGGATCGCCCGCGTCCGCCTCCGTTGACGACCGCGGCGTACGGCCGTCCTGATGAGCCGGGTGCTCGCCGGGCCCCCAGCCCCGAGTCCTTCGCGGCCGAGCTGCGCGAGCGGCTTCAAGCCAACGCCGCGGCCGCGGCGAAGATTCGCGCGGATGTCCGCAGTGCCCGCGCGAGCTGGGACCGCCCGCGCACGACGTCGGAGATCCCCACGGTGGGGAACTCTCCGAAGTCCGCTTCGGGGTTGCCCGCGGTGGGCGTCGACACGTCTCGGCCACGTTCCGCGGGCGCGGATCCAGTCCCTGTCCGCGTCAGTGGCGAGTTCCCGGCCATCGGCGCCGCGAAGCCCGAGGGTGTTCAGCGGCCGTCGAGCGAGGTGCCGGCCTGGCCGAGCTTGATGCCTCCCGCGGAGCGGCTCGCCGTCGCGGTGCGGAAGATGGCGCAGGGAGACTTCGCGGCGGCCATCGCGGGCGTGCAGCGCCTCCTGGTGGATGAGCCCAGCGACCTGGATGCGCTGTTGACCTTGGGCAACCTGTTCTCGCTCACCGGGCGCATCCCCGAGGCGCGCGAGGCCTTCGGTCAGGCGCTCCAGCGCGAGCCGCTCTGCGTGGAGGCACGCGTCTTCGGCGGCGTGGCGGCGATGCAGGCGGGGAACCTCGGGGAGGCGCGCTCGGAGCTGAGCAAGGCGCTCTTCCTGGAGCCCACGCTGGCGATTGGCCATTACCTGCTCGCGCAGGTGCAGGAGCGCACGAAGGACTTCGAGGGCTCGCGGCGCAGCTACCGCAACGCGATTGCCCAGCTGAAGTATCCGCAGCGCCCGCTGGCCGGGCACTACCCGGAGATGCCTGACTCGGCGGACGCCATCTCCCGCGCGGCCCGCTATGCGCTGGCCGCGCTGGAGGAACAGCCGCCGAACTGA
- a CDS encoding chemotaxis protein CheB — protein MAYRVLMVGRGVRPLARGLFDSESLVQVGPPESDFGAAAAAVQRHFPDVVVVDLSVRDALGAIERIMAERPVPILALHPGALSGQDAFQALALGALDVVERPVQPAVEFWGSVGRKLVMLAQVKVPRATHGLSVRRASGVVEGPSAPFPVVALAASLGGPKAVAQVLRMIPRGFPAPIAYCQHISEGFTEGLAHWLASETALRVREATHEAMMEPGTVYIAPSGGHLLVRPDGRLELDAGPPLRGFRPSCDMLLTSAAEAFGPRCIGVIMTGMGRDGARGLKEIRERGGRTIAQDESTCVVYGMPREAVQLGAAEEVLPLDRIGPTLVQWVDAC, from the coding sequence CTGGCGTATCGGGTGCTCATGGTCGGCAGGGGAGTGCGCCCGTTGGCGCGCGGCCTCTTCGACAGCGAGTCACTCGTCCAGGTAGGCCCCCCGGAGAGCGACTTCGGGGCGGCCGCGGCCGCCGTGCAGCGCCACTTCCCGGACGTGGTGGTGGTGGACCTGAGCGTGCGGGACGCGCTGGGCGCCATCGAGCGCATCATGGCCGAGCGCCCCGTGCCCATCCTCGCGCTGCATCCCGGGGCGCTCTCGGGGCAGGACGCGTTCCAGGCCCTGGCCCTGGGGGCCCTCGACGTGGTGGAGCGCCCGGTCCAGCCCGCGGTGGAGTTCTGGGGCTCGGTGGGGCGCAAGCTCGTCATGCTGGCGCAGGTGAAGGTGCCTCGCGCCACGCATGGGCTGTCCGTGCGCCGCGCCTCGGGCGTGGTGGAGGGACCCTCCGCGCCGTTTCCGGTGGTCGCGCTCGCCGCGTCGCTGGGGGGGCCCAAGGCGGTGGCGCAGGTGCTGCGGATGATTCCGCGCGGCTTCCCCGCGCCCATCGCCTACTGCCAGCACATCAGCGAAGGCTTCACGGAGGGGCTGGCGCACTGGTTGGCCTCGGAGACGGCACTGCGGGTCCGAGAGGCCACGCATGAGGCGATGATGGAGCCGGGGACGGTCTACATCGCGCCCTCGGGTGGGCACCTGCTGGTGCGTCCGGACGGACGGCTGGAGCTGGACGCCGGGCCGCCGCTGCGGGGTTTCCGTCCGTCGTGCGACATGTTGCTCACCTCCGCCGCCGAGGCCTTCGGGCCTCGGTGTATTGGCGTCATCATGACCGGCATGGGGCGCGACGGCGCCCGGGGCCTCAAGGAGATTCGCGAGCGCGGCGGGCGTACCATTGCCCAAGACGAGTCCACCTGTGTCGTGTATGGCATGCCCCGAGAGGCTGTGCAGCTCGGGGCGGCGGAGGAGGTGCTTCCGCTCGACCGAATTGGACCGACGCTGGTGCAGTGGGTGGATGCGTGCTGA
- a CDS encoding response regulator, with product MDTEALKKSLLKKFQEVTTDRLQKIQLGVIDLEKETADQAAEDVARELHTMKGEARMLGLAAIGQLAHAAEDVLRAEREGKTATEIATDVMLRACDVVSDLLEDLDAGNTGNAASEEMVRALSAVSGMSPPAIGGAKPKPAAPPPVAPPPARVAVPVPVQAPVVAPPAATTALAPRSAEAIAPRAEEDAPSAAKASIADRSIRVNVEVLDSLGLLAGDLLVESARGRLRSSETAGLFERFSRLGDRFLRLADRVEIPNEVRTELERVEADLHMLRDDAFRFVRRNGDGINTLHGNLAQLADHVAEARLVPLSTVFDAFPRAVRDIAKTQNKEVDLVIENADIGVDRSMLADVRDALVHLLRNAVDHGLESPDFRQQLGKPATGRVRIRVRVDGDMLHIEVEDDGRGIDPERLKQVAVGKKLISAVQAAAMSEREAVELIFRPGFSTREQVSELSGRGVGMDVVKRKVETLGGSVAVSSRQGRGTSVTLRLPQSLALMKVLLVRLGDDVYGMPAADVEAVMRVKPEDRLEVFGTLAVRHRGKPTALVALGPLLGLNGGNRFDRPPAVVVRHGEDHAALVVDGFVDEREVAVKPCGGEFLKGAPFIAGTAALEDGRIAVLLHVPDIMTEVRRMARPVTQAPTTRRLRVLLVDDSPIARATEGALVKALGHVVEEAQDGEEAYAKVQTNSYDLILTDVQMPKLDGFSLTRRLKSTPSVARIPVIILSSLASPEDKRRGLDAGADAYLVKGELGVESLAQSIDRLT from the coding sequence ATGGACACCGAGGCCCTCAAGAAATCACTCCTGAAGAAGTTCCAGGAGGTCACCACCGACCGTCTCCAGAAGATTCAGCTGGGGGTGATCGACCTGGAGAAGGAAACCGCGGATCAGGCCGCGGAGGACGTCGCGCGCGAGTTGCACACGATGAAGGGCGAGGCCCGCATGTTGGGGCTCGCCGCCATCGGGCAGCTGGCGCACGCCGCCGAGGACGTCTTGCGCGCCGAGCGCGAGGGCAAGACGGCCACGGAGATCGCCACGGACGTCATGCTGCGCGCATGCGACGTCGTGTCGGATCTTCTGGAGGACCTCGACGCTGGCAACACCGGCAACGCGGCCAGCGAGGAGATGGTCCGCGCCCTCTCCGCGGTGTCGGGGATGTCGCCGCCCGCCATTGGCGGAGCCAAGCCGAAGCCGGCCGCGCCGCCGCCCGTCGCGCCGCCGCCCGCCCGGGTGGCCGTTCCGGTGCCGGTGCAGGCGCCCGTGGTCGCGCCGCCCGCGGCGACGACTGCCTTGGCGCCTCGGTCCGCGGAGGCCATCGCGCCGCGCGCCGAGGAGGACGCGCCGAGCGCGGCCAAGGCGTCCATCGCGGACCGCTCCATCCGGGTCAACGTGGAGGTGCTGGACTCGTTGGGGTTGCTCGCCGGTGACCTGCTCGTGGAGAGCGCGCGCGGCCGACTGCGCAGCTCGGAGACGGCGGGGCTGTTCGAGCGCTTCAGCCGGCTGGGAGATCGCTTCCTGCGCCTGGCTGACCGCGTGGAGATCCCGAACGAGGTGCGCACCGAGCTGGAGCGCGTGGAGGCCGACCTCCACATGCTGCGCGACGATGCGTTCCGCTTCGTGCGCCGCAACGGTGACGGCATCAACACGCTGCACGGCAACCTGGCCCAGCTGGCGGACCATGTCGCCGAGGCGCGGCTCGTGCCGCTCTCCACCGTCTTCGATGCGTTCCCTCGCGCCGTGCGCGACATCGCGAAGACGCAGAACAAGGAGGTCGACCTCGTCATCGAGAACGCGGACATCGGCGTGGATCGTTCCATGCTCGCCGATGTCCGCGATGCGCTGGTCCATCTGCTGCGCAACGCCGTGGACCACGGTTTGGAGTCCCCGGACTTCCGCCAGCAGCTCGGCAAGCCCGCCACGGGGCGCGTGCGCATCCGCGTGCGCGTGGATGGCGACATGCTCCACATCGAGGTGGAGGACGACGGGCGCGGCATCGACCCGGAGCGCCTGAAGCAGGTGGCGGTGGGCAAGAAGCTGATCTCCGCCGTACAGGCCGCCGCCATGTCCGAGCGCGAGGCCGTCGAACTCATCTTCCGTCCAGGCTTCTCCACGCGGGAGCAGGTCAGCGAGCTGTCCGGCCGCGGCGTGGGCATGGACGTGGTGAAGCGCAAGGTGGAGACGCTCGGTGGATCCGTGGCGGTCTCCAGCCGTCAGGGGCGCGGCACGTCCGTCACCCTGCGGCTGCCTCAGTCGCTGGCGTTGATGAAGGTGCTGCTCGTGCGCCTGGGCGACGACGTCTACGGCATGCCCGCCGCGGACGTGGAAGCCGTGATGCGCGTGAAGCCCGAGGACCGGCTGGAGGTCTTCGGAACGCTGGCGGTTCGTCATCGCGGCAAGCCCACGGCGCTCGTCGCGCTGGGGCCGCTGCTGGGTCTCAATGGTGGCAACCGGTTCGACCGTCCTCCGGCCGTGGTGGTCCGCCACGGCGAGGACCACGCGGCCCTGGTGGTGGACGGCTTCGTGGATGAGCGCGAGGTGGCGGTGAAGCCCTGCGGCGGCGAGTTCCTCAAGGGCGCGCCGTTCATCGCGGGCACGGCGGCGCTGGAGGATGGGCGCATCGCCGTGCTGCTGCACGTGCCGGACATCATGACGGAGGTGCGCCGCATGGCGCGGCCCGTCACCCAGGCCCCCACGACGCGGCGGCTGCGCGTGCTCTTGGTGGATGACTCGCCCATCGCTCGCGCCACCGAGGGCGCGCTCGTGAAGGCGCTGGGCCACGTCGTGGAAGAGGCCCAGGACGGCGAGGAGGCCTACGCGAAGGTCCAGACCAACTCGTACGACCTCATCCTCACCGACGTGCAGATGCCCAAGCTGGATGGCTTCTCGTTGACACGGCGCCTGAAGTCCACGCCTTCCGTGGCCCGGATTCCGGTCATCATCCTCTCGTCGCTCGCCTCGCCCGAGGACAAGCGTCGAGGACTGGACGCGGGCGCGGATGCGTACCTGGTCAAGGGCGAGCTGGGCGTGGAGAGCCTCGCGCAGTCCATCGACAGACTGACTTGA
- a CDS encoding methyl-accepting chemotaxis protein, whose amino-acid sequence MSLETPNEKPAGKPRAGKKPAASKTGTSAAPAVSPYKPVTDALLSVLAGNLQTRVPRDILSGDAAELGHLLNQVLEQFAAAEHRKQVAAQEIDQALDSLIALVREGDLSRWNTTTEDPQLGPLLEGFGKVIETLRTFVREINEAALRLSSSANQVLAASTQHETSSTEQAAAIHETTATMEELKHASAQIAENAGSVARVAEETLGAARAGRGAIGEFIQAMQQIRSDGVAVADSIAKLSKRVERIGTVVEVIDEIADRSDLLALNAALEGSRAGEAGKGFSIVAAEMRRLAENVLDSTKEIKNLITEIREATAAAAGAADASKSATESGEKLGAVAAQAVEGILSGVQETSDAARVINLATQQQRTATEQVVASMAEIEDVTRQTTQASKQATGAAAELTQLAGRLAELIKRFKAD is encoded by the coding sequence ATGTCACTGGAGACCCCGAACGAGAAGCCCGCGGGTAAGCCCCGCGCTGGCAAGAAGCCCGCGGCCAGCAAGACCGGCACTTCCGCCGCCCCTGCTGTCTCTCCATACAAGCCCGTGACGGACGCGCTGCTGTCGGTGCTCGCCGGCAACCTTCAGACGCGCGTGCCGCGAGACATCCTGTCCGGCGACGCCGCCGAGCTGGGACACCTGCTCAACCAGGTGCTCGAGCAGTTCGCGGCCGCCGAGCACCGCAAGCAGGTGGCGGCGCAGGAAATTGATCAGGCGCTCGACTCGCTCATCGCGCTGGTGCGCGAGGGTGACCTCTCCCGCTGGAACACCACCACCGAAGACCCCCAGCTTGGGCCCTTGCTCGAGGGCTTCGGCAAGGTCATCGAGACGCTGCGCACCTTCGTCCGGGAGATCAACGAGGCGGCGCTGCGGCTCTCGTCCTCCGCGAACCAGGTGCTGGCGGCGTCCACGCAGCACGAGACGTCCTCCACGGAGCAGGCCGCGGCCATCCATGAGACGACCGCGACCATGGAGGAGCTGAAGCACGCGTCCGCGCAGATCGCGGAGAACGCGGGCAGCGTGGCGCGCGTCGCCGAGGAGACGCTCGGTGCGGCCCGCGCGGGTCGCGGCGCCATCGGCGAGTTCATCCAGGCCATGCAGCAGATCCGCAGCGACGGCGTGGCGGTGGCGGACTCCATCGCCAAGCTGTCCAAGCGCGTGGAGCGCATCGGCACGGTGGTGGAGGTCATCGACGAGATCGCCGACCGCTCCGACCTGCTGGCGCTCAACGCCGCGCTCGAGGGCAGCCGCGCGGGCGAGGCGGGCAAGGGCTTCTCCATCGTCGCGGCCGAGATGCGCCGCCTGGCGGAGAACGTCCTGGACTCCACCAAGGAGATCAAGAACCTCATCACCGAGATCCGCGAGGCCACGGCCGCCGCGGCCGGCGCGGCGGATGCGTCCAAGTCCGCCACCGAGTCCGGCGAGAAGCTGGGCGCGGTCGCGGCCCAGGCGGTGGAGGGCATCCTCTCCGGTGTCCAGGAGACGAGCGACGCGGCCCGCGTCATCAACCTGGCCACGCAGCAGCAGCGCACGGCCACCGAGCAGGTGGTGGCGTCCATGGCGGAGATCGAGGATGTGACGCGCCAGACGACGCAGGCGTCGAAGCAGGCCACCGGGGCCGCCGCCGAGCTCACGCAACTGGCGGGACGGCTCGCCGAGCTCATCAAGCGTTTCAAGGCCGACTAG
- a CDS encoding Frizzy aggregation protein FrzB yields MNDVLAPERGTEDVDILFFLIGESLYGTDASQVLRIDRSLPEDITLPELGLPHRGLRALVFDTPEGEGHLKVDAVNGVRSIPVAALRRMPAAVAAAPYAVGVCLDEQAPRPVLLIDLVETAKTQGRH; encoded by the coding sequence ATGAACGACGTGCTGGCGCCAGAGCGGGGGACCGAGGATGTGGACATCCTCTTCTTCCTCATCGGCGAGTCGCTCTACGGCACCGACGCGTCCCAGGTGCTGCGCATCGATCGTTCTCTGCCCGAAGACATCACCCTGCCCGAGCTGGGGCTGCCGCACCGGGGCCTGCGCGCCCTCGTGTTCGACACGCCCGAGGGCGAGGGCCACCTCAAGGTGGACGCCGTGAACGGGGTCCGCTCGATTCCCGTCGCCGCCCTGCGGCGAATGCCCGCTGCGGTCGCGGCGGCTCCGTATGCCGTGGGCGTGTGCCTGGATGAGCAGGCGCCGCGCCCCGTGCTCCTCATCGATTTGGTCGAAACCGCGAAGACTCAAGGAAGGCACTGA